A window of the Anaerolineales bacterium genome harbors these coding sequences:
- a CDS encoding hydrolase, with protein sequence MNVPQISTLFLDIGGVLLTNGWDRTARQQAAEHFQLDHADLEERHHLTYDTYEAGKLSLAEYLRRVVFYQQRPFSMDTFKEFMLSRSQSFPETIQLIQAIKKKYRIMTVAVNNEGREINDYRIRTFQLNETIDTFVSSCYVHYRKPDLDIYRIALDIAQAQPEAVAYIDDRALFIEVAGSLGIHGILHTDVATTRGRLAELGLKI encoded by the coding sequence ATGAATGTTCCCCAGATAAGCACCTTGTTTCTTGATATCGGCGGCGTGTTGCTTACCAATGGTTGGGACCGTACTGCACGCCAGCAGGCAGCTGAGCATTTTCAATTGGATCATGCGGATCTTGAAGAACGCCATCACCTGACTTATGACACATACGAAGCAGGCAAGCTCAGCCTGGCTGAATACCTGCGGAGGGTGGTCTTTTACCAGCAACGCCCCTTTTCGATGGACACATTCAAAGAATTTATGCTGAGCCGCTCGCAATCCTTCCCAGAGACGATTCAGCTGATCCAGGCTATAAAAAAGAAATATCGAATCATGACTGTAGCCGTGAATAATGAGGGTAGGGAAATCAACGATTACCGCATTCGGACATTCCAGCTGAACGAGACAATTGATACGTTTGTCTCATCCTGTTATGTGCATTACCGTAAACCCGATCTGGATATCTATCGGATTGCATTGGATATAGCACAGGCACAGCCTGAAGCGGTGGCATATATTGATGATCGTGCATTATTCATTGAAGTAGCTGGCAGCCTGGGTATCCATGGCATATTACACACCGATGTGGCCACCACGCGAGGTCGGCTGGCTGAGCTGGGTTTGAAAATATAG
- a CDS encoding phosphogluconate dehydrogenase (NADP(+)-dependent, decarboxylating), with product MTEGNYRIGMVGLGVMGRNLLLNMAEHGFRVAGYDKDPEKVQLLSSAAGGLPIQSAKDVASFVSLLQVPRTIMLLVPAGPVVDNVIHDLLPYLQIEDTIIDAGNSHFTDTDIRETTLIAKGLHFFGMGVSGGEEGARYGPSMMPGGAQAAYQRVQDILEATAAHVNGTPCVTYLGPHSAGHYVKMVHNGIEYGIMQLIAETYDLLKRGGGLNDDALGELFSSWNAAELNSYLVEITADIFRKVDEVTGKRLVDVVLDAAHQLGTGMWTSQDAFSLHVPTPTIDTAVSMRNLSGMEYQRHAINQKFGSVVSQLPGDPKAIIKLARGGLYAAIILTYAQGFAQLEGASKAYQYNFDLSAVARIWKGGCIIRSKLLEFIQAAYQQNPGLMNLVLDPTLSGLVLEHIEELRGMVQAATGMGIPVPASMASLAYFDSLRSSHLPANLIQAQRDYFGAHTYERVDQRGIFHTQWTKEE from the coding sequence ATGACTGAAGGAAATTACCGTATAGGCATGGTAGGGTTGGGGGTGATGGGCCGAAATTTGCTGCTCAACATGGCAGAACACGGCTTCAGGGTGGCTGGCTATGATAAAGATCCAGAGAAAGTCCAGCTTTTAAGTTCTGCGGCAGGTGGGCTTCCCATTCAGTCAGCAAAAGATGTGGCAAGCTTTGTTTCATTACTCCAGGTGCCACGCACAATAATGCTTCTCGTACCAGCCGGGCCGGTTGTCGATAATGTCATCCATGACTTGTTGCCATACTTGCAAATTGAAGATACGATCATCGACGCAGGCAACTCACACTTTACCGATACGGACATACGCGAGACAACCCTGATAGCGAAAGGATTGCACTTTTTTGGAATGGGAGTTTCAGGCGGAGAGGAGGGGGCTCGATATGGACCAAGCATGATGCCTGGTGGTGCCCAAGCAGCTTATCAGCGCGTGCAAGATATTCTTGAGGCAACTGCTGCGCATGTGAATGGAACACCCTGTGTTACCTACCTGGGGCCACACTCGGCAGGCCATTATGTAAAAATGGTCCACAATGGCATTGAATATGGAATCATGCAGCTGATCGCTGAGACATATGACCTGCTGAAGCGCGGGGGAGGGCTGAATGATGATGCACTCGGTGAGCTATTTTCATCCTGGAACGCAGCTGAGTTGAACAGCTACCTGGTGGAGATCACCGCCGACATTTTTAGGAAGGTGGATGAGGTCACCGGCAAGCGCCTGGTGGATGTAGTATTGGATGCCGCTCACCAGCTTGGCACGGGTATGTGGACGTCCCAGGACGCCTTCTCTCTGCATGTGCCAACCCCCACCATAGACACCGCGGTATCGATGCGTAACCTCTCGGGGATGGAATACCAGCGGCATGCCATCAACCAGAAATTTGGGAGTGTGGTAAGCCAGCTTCCAGGTGACCCCAAAGCAATCATCAAGCTTGCCAGGGGCGGTTTATATGCTGCCATTATCCTGACCTACGCCCAGGGATTTGCCCAGCTCGAGGGGGCGTCCAAAGCTTACCAGTACAACTTTGACCTGTCTGCCGTGGCGCGTATCTGGAAGGGCGGATGTATCATCCGCTCTAAGTTGCTGGAGTTTATCCAGGCGGCTTACCAGCAGAATCCCGGATTAATGAATTTGGTGCTTGATCCCACCTTATCAGGGCTGGTTTTGGAGCATATTGAAGAGCTGCGCGGGATGGTTCAAGCTGCCACCGGGATGGGCATCCCCGTCCCAGCCAGTATGGCTTCACTGGCTTACTTTGACAGCCTGCGTTCAAGCCACTTACCTGCCAACCTGATCCAGGCACAGCGTGATTATTTCGGCGCCCACACTTACGAGCGCGTTGATCAACGTGGCATATTCCATACACAATGGACCAAGGAGGAGTGA